A stretch of the Sulfurimonas sp. HSL-1656 genome encodes the following:
- the truD gene encoding tRNA pseudouridine(13) synthase TruD, with product MDRFYYLQHAPIPFVFKQSVRDFVVNEIPLYPFTGNGEHLVLHVRKKNLATWDLISLLAKHLGIKGKEIGYAGLKDKNAMTTQYISLPKKFERQLESFSHENVKILEKTYHKNKIHMGHLKGNRFFIRLKKVTPTAAKKIDEALKQIAAYGMPNFFGYQRFGIGGENWKKGEALLRGKIKERNVKLKRLYINAYQSHLFNLWLSRRIEISTLIGTFDAKEIAPLLNMTEEQLLKLKSQPHPYKLIEGDVMMHYPHGRPFEFDGGDEEIERYMERDIVPTGLLVGKRAMRSTGLSRVIEKEYDAVHEIDGQRRYAWIFPEDVEGKYREEEAWYELHFSLPKGSYATVLIEEIAKRKIDNDEEA from the coding sequence ATGGACCGTTTTTATTATCTGCAGCATGCACCGATCCCCTTCGTCTTCAAACAGAGCGTGCGCGACTTCGTCGTCAATGAGATACCCCTGTACCCGTTTACGGGCAACGGCGAGCACCTTGTACTGCACGTCCGCAAGAAGAACCTGGCCACCTGGGACCTCATCTCCCTGCTGGCGAAGCACCTCGGCATCAAAGGCAAGGAGATCGGCTATGCCGGCCTCAAAGATAAAAACGCGATGACGACGCAGTACATCTCCCTGCCGAAGAAGTTCGAGCGGCAGCTCGAGAGCTTCAGCCATGAAAACGTCAAGATTCTTGAGAAGACCTACCATAAAAACAAGATCCACATGGGGCACCTCAAGGGCAACCGCTTCTTTATCCGTCTGAAAAAGGTGACGCCGACGGCGGCCAAGAAGATCGACGAGGCCCTCAAGCAGATCGCGGCCTACGGCATGCCGAACTTTTTCGGCTACCAGCGTTTCGGGATCGGCGGAGAGAACTGGAAGAAGGGCGAAGCCCTGCTGCGCGGTAAGATCAAGGAACGCAACGTCAAGCTCAAGCGGCTTTATATTAATGCATATCAAAGTCATCTCTTTAACCTCTGGCTGAGCCGCCGTATCGAGATCAGTACTTTGATCGGTACCTTCGATGCCAAAGAGATCGCCCCGCTGCTCAACATGACCGAAGAGCAGCTCCTGAAGCTGAAATCCCAGCCGCACCCCTACAAGCTCATCGAGGGCGACGTGATGATGCACTACCCGCACGGGCGCCCCTTCGAGTTCGACGGCGGCGACGAGGAGATTGAGCGCTATATGGAGCGTGATATCGTCCCGACAGGCCTGCTTGTCGGTAAGCGGGCCATGCGTTCCACCGGCCTCTCCAGGGTCATCGAAAAAGAGTATGACGCCGTCCACGAGATCGATGGACAGCGCCGCTATGCCTGGATCTTTCCCGAAGATGTGGAAGGCAAATACCGGGAGGAAGAAGCCTGGTACGAGCTGCACTTTTCGCTGCCGAAAGGCTCCTATGCTACGGTACTGATCGAAGAGATCGCCAAACGAAAAATCGACAACGACGAGGAAGCATGA
- the sdhB gene encoding succinate dehydrogenase iron-sulfur subunit has protein sequence MTTITTQTITFNVFRFNSETDYLPYYKTIEMEVTSEEVVLDILNRIKWDVDGSFSYRRSCRHGICGACAIKVNGKGVLACKERMNDLIELFGTELTLEPLSIKRAVKDMIIDKEDFWKKHEQVKPYLIDEIDEHPESENLVTPKEEAQLLEADYCIQCGLCHYSCPSLENNDSYIGPAAFAAAYRFNADVRDKATLDRLDIVNAPDQGVWDCVKCYECQEVCPKEVNPIEKITKLHNQVFEHGVAINNVATRHAVGFAHSIKKHGLLDEAELVRYSEGTLPMLMKHGKVGFKMFKVGKVVMPWNMPKSDKLDEVKALIKSSSTVKF, from the coding sequence ATGACGACGATTACAACACAAACCATTACATTCAACGTATTCCGCTTCAACTCGGAAACGGACTACCTCCCCTACTATAAGACGATCGAGATGGAGGTTACCTCCGAAGAGGTCGTCCTCGACATCCTCAACCGTATCAAGTGGGACGTCGACGGCAGCTTCAGTTACCGCCGCAGCTGCCGCCACGGGATCTGCGGCGCCTGTGCCATCAAAGTCAACGGCAAAGGCGTCCTGGCGTGTAAAGAGCGTATGAACGACCTGATCGAGCTCTTCGGTACCGAGCTGACGCTCGAGCCGCTCAGCATCAAGCGCGCGGTCAAAGACATGATCATCGATAAAGAGGACTTCTGGAAGAAGCACGAGCAGGTCAAGCCCTACCTCATTGACGAGATTGACGAACATCCGGAGAGCGAAAACCTCGTAACGCCGAAAGAGGAAGCGCAGCTGCTCGAGGCCGACTACTGTATCCAGTGCGGCCTGTGTCACTACTCCTGTCCGTCGCTTGAAAACAACGACTCCTATATCGGGCCTGCCGCGTTTGCCGCTGCTTACCGTTTCAACGCCGACGTCCGCGACAAAGCAACGCTGGATCGCCTCGACATCGTCAACGCGCCGGACCAGGGTGTCTGGGACTGTGTCAAATGCTACGAGTGCCAGGAGGTCTGCCCCAAAGAGGTCAACCCGATCGAAAAGATCACGAAGCTGCACAACCAGGTATTCGAGCACGGTGTCGCCATCAACAACGTCGCGACACGCCACGCCGTCGGCTTCGCGCACTCCATCAAGAAGCACGGCCTGCTGGATGAAGCGGAACTCGTCCGCTACTCCGAGGGGACGCTCCCGATGCTGATGAAACACGGCAAGGTCGGATTCAAGATGTTCAAGGTCGGCAAAGTTGTCATGCCGTGGAACATGCCGAAATCGGACAAACTCGACGAGGTCAAGGCCCTGATCAAATCGTCGTCAACGGTCAAATTCTAA
- a CDS encoding CoB--CoM heterodisulfide reductase iron-sulfur subunit B family protein — MEKKLKYALFTGCTAKESTPEQLMSTYAVAEKLGIELVELSEATCCGASHLQDYDDFLSLVLNARNICYAESRGMTMVTICNTCQLNTAMTKHRLDNDPELKARVNEKLAEVGLEYKGTSEITHFLYAIIDDFGLETLGEKVVTPLSQFNIAPFYGCHNIRPSELQNETHGKAENPYNPNSLDDLIVTLGGVNVDYEEKNKCCGFHAELQAPKTAALLTGKALMGAMDANADWMVTPCPLCHLKLDTQYEHAGHAVGRDVKMPVLHMQQMVGLALGCTPAELGLKHHVSKVNFV, encoded by the coding sequence ATGGAAAAGAAACTCAAATACGCCCTCTTCACAGGATGTACCGCCAAGGAGAGTACGCCGGAGCAGCTGATGTCGACGTACGCCGTCGCCGAAAAGCTCGGGATCGAACTCGTTGAGCTTTCCGAAGCGACCTGCTGCGGCGCATCCCACCTGCAGGACTATGACGATTTCCTGTCGCTTGTCCTCAACGCGCGCAACATCTGCTACGCCGAGTCCCGCGGCATGACGATGGTCACCATCTGTAATACCTGCCAGCTCAACACGGCGATGACGAAACACCGTCTCGACAACGACCCGGAGCTCAAAGCCCGCGTCAACGAAAAACTCGCCGAAGTCGGCCTGGAGTACAAGGGTACCTCCGAGATCACCCACTTCCTCTACGCGATCATCGACGACTTCGGTCTCGAGACGCTGGGGGAGAAGGTCGTTACACCGCTCTCTCAGTTCAACATCGCGCCGTTCTACGGTTGTCACAACATCCGCCCGTCCGAGCTGCAGAACGAAACGCACGGCAAAGCGGAAAACCCGTACAACCCGAACTCCCTGGACGACCTCATTGTCACCCTGGGCGGCGTCAACGTCGACTATGAAGAGAAGAACAAGTGCTGCGGTTTCCACGCAGAGCTCCAGGCACCGAAAACGGCTGCCCTGCTCACCGGTAAAGCCCTGATGGGTGCGATGGATGCCAACGCGGACTGGATGGTCACGCCCTGCCCGCTGTGTCACCTGAAACTCGACACCCAGTACGAGCACGCCGGCCATGCCGTCGGCCGCGACGTCAAGATGCCGGTCCTGCACATGCAGCAGATGGTTGGTCTGGCCCTGGGCTGTACCCCGGCCGAACTCGGCCTCAAGCACCACGTTTCCAAGGTCAACTTCGTCTAA
- the sdhA gene encoding succinate dehydrogenase flavoprotein subunit, protein MSIPIYTYDAVIVGSGLAGSAAARELKLAGKNVAVITKLHPLRSHSGAAQGGINAALSDVDSIELHEFDTVKGADYLADQDAVELMCQKAPETIRWAERMGAAFSRTDDGKIAQRPFGGQSSPRACFAKDRTGLTLLQTIYEQALRVGVDFIDEWYAADIIYEDGKVSGIVAFNIRNQEKAIFNAKAVMFATGGYARAFKISSNAHANTGDGLSIVARHGLPLEDMEFVQFHPSGLSGSGILISEAARGEGGKLLNSEGERFMERYAPNKLELASRDVVARAIINEIREGRGVGPRKDAVYIDLTHLGKEKIMERLPELRDLAITFLGLDMIKEPILISATAHYSMGGIPVDIDGHVRKNNDELVEGFYAAGECACVSVHGANRLGANSVLEALLFGRHVGQSMVADIEKLYLREAEQSDADTMIEEMERILTSNGKETVPGLRNELQQSMTDNAGVFRTEETLSKQVEIVKELRKRFANIRIDDKSKIFNTDLQEAIELGHMLDYSLFIVESALARKESRGAHYREDFTTRDDEGFMKHTMAYMDAEGNISLDYMAVTPGKFEPQERTY, encoded by the coding sequence ATGAGTATTCCTATTTATACTTATGATGCGGTAATTGTCGGTTCCGGCCTGGCAGGTTCTGCGGCTGCCAGAGAACTGAAACTCGCCGGCAAGAACGTCGCCGTCATTACCAAACTCCACCCGCTGCGTTCGCACTCCGGTGCGGCGCAGGGCGGTATCAACGCTGCGCTCAGCGATGTCGACAGCATCGAGCTGCACGAATTCGACACCGTCAAGGGTGCGGACTACCTCGCCGACCAGGACGCGGTTGAGCTGATGTGTCAGAAAGCCCCGGAAACCATCCGCTGGGCTGAGCGCATGGGAGCGGCTTTCAGCCGTACGGATGACGGTAAGATCGCCCAGCGCCCCTTCGGAGGCCAGTCCTCCCCGCGCGCCTGTTTCGCGAAAGACCGTACGGGTCTGACCCTTCTCCAGACGATCTACGAGCAGGCGCTGCGCGTCGGCGTCGATTTCATCGACGAGTGGTACGCCGCCGATATCATCTATGAAGATGGTAAAGTAAGCGGCATCGTCGCCTTCAATATTCGTAACCAGGAAAAAGCGATCTTCAACGCCAAAGCCGTCATGTTCGCCACCGGCGGATACGCCCGCGCATTCAAGATCAGCTCAAACGCCCACGCCAACACCGGCGACGGCCTCTCCATCGTCGCACGCCACGGCCTGCCGCTCGAGGATATGGAATTCGTCCAGTTCCACCCGTCAGGGCTTTCAGGAAGCGGTATCCTTATCTCTGAAGCGGCCCGCGGCGAAGGCGGGAAACTGCTCAACTCCGAAGGCGAACGCTTCATGGAGCGCTACGCGCCGAACAAGCTTGAACTGGCTTCCCGCGACGTCGTTGCCCGCGCCATCATCAACGAAATCCGCGAAGGACGCGGGGTCGGACCGCGCAAAGACGCCGTCTACATTGACCTGACGCACCTGGGCAAAGAGAAGATCATGGAGCGCCTGCCGGAACTGCGCGACCTGGCCATCACCTTCCTCGGCCTCGACATGATCAAAGAACCTATCCTGATCTCCGCCACGGCGCACTACTCCATGGGCGGTATCCCGGTCGACATCGACGGGCACGTCCGCAAAAACAACGACGAGCTCGTCGAAGGCTTCTACGCGGCGGGCGAATGCGCCTGTGTCAGCGTTCACGGTGCCAACCGCCTGGGAGCCAACTCCGTCCTCGAAGCCCTGCTCTTCGGCCGCCACGTCGGTCAGAGCATGGTGGCCGATATCGAGAAGCTCTACCTGCGCGAGGCAGAGCAGTCCGATGCAGATACGATGATCGAAGAGATGGAGCGTATCCTTACTTCCAACGGCAAAGAGACGGTTCCGGGCCTGCGCAACGAACTGCAGCAGAGCATGACGGACAACGCCGGCGTTTTCCGTACCGAAGAGACCCTCTCCAAGCAGGTCGAGATCGTCAAGGAACTGCGCAAGCGCTTTGCGAATATCCGCATCGACGACAAGTCAAAGATCTTCAACACGGATCTCCAGGAAGCAATCGAGCTTGGCCACATGCTCGACTACTCCCTCTTTATCGTCGAAAGCGCCCTGGCGCGCAAAGAGAGCCGCGGTGCACACTACCGCGAGGACTTTACGACCCGCGATGACGAAGGTTTCATGAAACACACGATGGCCTACATGGATGCCGAGGGCAACATCAGCCTCGACTACATGGCCGTAACGCCGGGTAAATTCGAGCCGCAAGAGCGTACATACTAA
- a CDS encoding exodeoxyribonuclease III → MSDTIEILSWNVNGIRAVANKQALKWVDERRPDILCLQEIKATASQFPDDLFDTSYATLTINSGERKGYSGTATFSHLVPDSSEFCLDIDSEHEGRIIQHDYDDFTLFNVYFPNGQKDEERLAYKMAFYEKFLTYCDALRDEGKSIVICGDVNTAHREIDLKNPKSNAKTSGFLPEERAWIDKLIEHGYIDTFRYVHGDIEEEYSWWSYRFSARTKNVGWRIDYFFISDDLTEVLEDAFILQDIEGSDHCPVGIRLAL, encoded by the coding sequence ATGTCCGATACAATCGAAATACTTTCATGGAACGTCAACGGAATCCGCGCCGTCGCCAACAAGCAGGCACTCAAATGGGTCGATGAACGCCGTCCGGATATCCTCTGTCTCCAAGAGATCAAAGCCACTGCATCCCAGTTCCCCGACGACCTCTTCGACACCAGCTACGCGACACTGACCATCAACAGCGGCGAGCGAAAAGGCTACTCCGGCACGGCAACCTTCTCACACCTCGTTCCCGACTCCTCCGAGTTCTGCCTCGACATCGACAGCGAGCACGAAGGGCGCATCATCCAGCATGACTACGATGATTTCACCCTCTTCAACGTCTACTTCCCCAACGGGCAGAAAGACGAGGAACGCCTCGCGTACAAGATGGCCTTTTACGAGAAGTTTCTCACCTACTGCGACGCGCTGCGCGACGAAGGGAAAAGCATCGTCATCTGCGGAGACGTCAATACGGCCCACCGGGAAATTGACCTCAAGAACCCCAAGTCCAATGCCAAGACCTCCGGCTTCCTCCCCGAGGAGCGCGCCTGGATCGACAAACTCATCGAACACGGCTACATCGACACCTTCCGCTACGTGCACGGCGATATCGAAGAGGAGTACAGCTGGTGGTCCTACCGCTTCAGCGCACGCACAAAGAACGTGGGGTGGCGCATCGACTACTTCTTCATCTCCGACGACCTTACGGAGGTGCTCGAAGACGCCTTCATCCTCCAGGACATCGAAGGCTCGGACCACTGTCCCGTCGGCATACGCCTCGCGCTCTAG
- a CDS encoding diguanylate cyclase yields MKTSIKKLLSSVQFNATLLMLFTLLSGLLLASSLATYKRIDNIAEQEKLARSLGEMQREDPALARINSSGVLSRLPILIDALDTEAPYEIANSLIIREAALRSKYTKMLRERARILNAATSAYFKATAASPSKHAQMLDAIDDYIAVFYPLTKLQNRVLYYYSLLVAASIALVFLWSFVVMVASRSAARTILADIHALQPQEGATRTTVKYKTTEINSIALKLRQEGGEAAASGNKKDEVTQLPNYEGVKIGFERRPSGSKEMQAYVCIFEIDNYSKLINHFPQSVIDPILIKITSIMKLHKMQNDQIGRIHGGQFITVFLRSDKQKAMDECNHIRQMIEENRFKMPHDSFPITLSGGFASKTASQTLDDAVKNAKERLKIAQEKGGNCVSDMSNNTKIL; encoded by the coding sequence ATGAAGACATCGATCAAGAAACTGTTGAGTTCGGTGCAGTTCAATGCGACACTGCTGATGCTGTTCACCCTTCTGAGCGGGCTGCTTCTCGCCAGCTCCCTTGCGACCTATAAACGGATCGACAATATTGCTGAACAGGAGAAACTTGCACGCTCCCTCGGCGAGATGCAGCGTGAAGACCCTGCACTTGCACGCATTAACTCCAGCGGCGTCCTCAGCCGCCTGCCGATCCTGATCGATGCACTCGATACCGAAGCACCTTACGAGATCGCCAACAGCCTGATCATCCGGGAAGCCGCACTGCGCAGCAAATACACCAAGATGCTCCGCGAACGTGCCAGGATTTTGAACGCAGCGACATCCGCCTATTTCAAGGCCACCGCTGCGTCCCCCTCCAAACATGCGCAAATGCTTGATGCGATCGATGATTACATCGCCGTCTTCTATCCGCTGACAAAACTGCAGAACCGCGTCCTCTATTACTACAGTCTGCTCGTCGCGGCCAGCATCGCGCTTGTTTTCCTCTGGAGCTTCGTCGTCATGGTCGCCAGCCGCAGTGCCGCCAGAACGATCCTGGCCGACATCCATGCGCTTCAACCGCAGGAGGGCGCGACCCGCACGACGGTCAAGTACAAAACGACCGAGATCAACAGTATCGCCCTGAAACTGCGCCAGGAGGGCGGTGAAGCCGCCGCGTCGGGCAACAAAAAGGACGAGGTGACGCAGCTGCCGAACTATGAAGGGGTCAAAATCGGGTTTGAACGCCGCCCGTCCGGATCGAAGGAGATGCAGGCCTATGTCTGTATCTTCGAGATCGACAACTACTCCAAGCTCATCAACCACTTCCCGCAGAGCGTCATCGATCCGATTTTGATCAAGATCACCTCCATTATGAAGCTGCACAAGATGCAAAATGACCAGATCGGCCGGATTCACGGCGGACAGTTCATTACCGTGTTTTTGCGCAGCGACAAGCAAAAAGCGATGGACGAGTGTAACCACATCCGCCAGATGATCGAGGAGAACCGTTTCAAAATGCCACACGACTCGTTCCCGATCACGCTGAGCGGCGGCTTTGCCTCAAAAACCGCTTCCCAAACCCTCGACGATGCCGTCAAAAACGCCAAAGAGCGCCTGAAAATCGCACAGGAGAAGGGCGGCAACTGCGTCTCCGATATGAGCAACAATACGAAAATATTATAG
- a CDS encoding thiamine-phosphate kinase, translating into MDLEKRFIASVAAASKRIGDDGAVIGSFVYSNDAFIEGTHFKRAWMSPRQIAHKAFAVNISDAVAMNAVPRYALLAIGIPSSMHADEVDALAAGFVEAAAAFDCELIGGDTVKSDRLIISLTIVSETQRPLRRSGIKPGDLLAYTGSVGKAKKELQYLLAGRRAHARSHYVRPLLRRAFIADAASHLRAGMDISDGIYTDLQRLSDLNRVGFAFLRPMSRAAGCSGEEYEMLIAFAPRMRKRVEYLARKHRTPLTVFARAARTRYKNPCKSHHF; encoded by the coding sequence ATGGACCTGGAAAAACGTTTTATCGCTTCCGTCGCCGCCGCATCCAAACGGATCGGGGATGACGGGGCCGTGATCGGCTCTTTTGTCTATTCGAACGACGCCTTTATCGAAGGGACGCATTTCAAGCGCGCCTGGATGAGCCCGCGGCAGATCGCTCACAAGGCCTTCGCGGTCAACATCTCCGACGCTGTGGCGATGAACGCCGTCCCGCGCTACGCGCTGCTGGCGATCGGCATTCCGTCGTCGATGCATGCCGACGAGGTGGATGCACTGGCGGCGGGGTTTGTTGAGGCGGCGGCAGCCTTTGACTGCGAACTCATCGGCGGGGATACCGTCAAGAGCGACCGGCTGATCATCTCGCTGACCATTGTGTCCGAAACGCAGCGTCCGCTGCGCCGCAGCGGGATCAAGCCGGGGGACCTTCTGGCCTACACCGGCAGCGTCGGGAAAGCGAAAAAAGAGCTACAATATCTGCTGGCGGGCCGCAGGGCACACGCACGGTCGCATTATGTGCGGCCGCTGTTGCGCCGTGCATTCATCGCCGATGCAGCGTCACACCTGCGGGCCGGAATGGACATTTCCGACGGGATTTATACCGACCTGCAGCGGCTTTCGGACCTGAACCGGGTCGGTTTTGCGTTTTTGCGCCCCATGAGCAGGGCAGCCGGGTGCAGCGGGGAGGAGTACGAGATGCTTATCGCCTTTGCACCTCGGATGCGCAAGCGCGTCGAATACCTGGCGCGCAAGCACCGCACGCCGCTGACCGTTTTCGCACGGGCGGCACGGACCCGTTACAAGAATCCGTGCAAATCACACCACTTTTAA
- a CDS encoding phosphatidylserine decarboxylase, which translates to MTRHITNTISQQFGRFASKEFPRWFQKIVNQGYVSIMGLDMGEFYAPSTYRSLNALFTRSLKASRHFSNDADDLISPCDSLITECGDLDATRALQIKGMSYCVRELLGSEIDDGNKDRIEHGQFMNFYLSPRDYHRYHVPTNMKVRKAVHIPGKLYPVNMPSLNKRADLFIENERVVLECESQQGRLIYLVLVGALNVGKMQVSFEPRIQTNANAQQPTAYSFEDLYLQKGDDFGCFEMGSTIVMITEKAGVELGVEAGQKVRFGDTIAKLS; encoded by the coding sequence ATGACACGCCATATCACCAACACTATTTCGCAGCAGTTCGGACGGTTCGCGTCCAAGGAGTTCCCCCGCTGGTTCCAAAAAATCGTCAACCAGGGGTACGTCAGCATCATGGGGCTGGACATGGGCGAGTTCTACGCGCCTTCCACCTACCGTTCGCTCAATGCACTCTTCACCCGCAGCCTGAAAGCGTCGCGTCACTTCTCCAACGACGCCGACGACCTCATCTCGCCGTGCGACAGCCTCATCACCGAGTGCGGCGATCTCGATGCGACGCGGGCACTGCAGATCAAGGGGATGTCCTACTGCGTCCGTGAGCTGCTGGGGTCAGAGATCGATGACGGGAACAAGGACCGCATCGAGCACGGGCAGTTTATGAATTTTTACCTCTCTCCGCGCGACTACCACCGCTACCACGTGCCGACGAACATGAAAGTGCGCAAGGCGGTGCATATCCCCGGCAAGCTCTACCCGGTCAACATGCCTTCGCTCAACAAGCGGGCCGACCTTTTTATCGAGAACGAGCGGGTGGTCCTGGAGTGCGAGAGCCAGCAGGGAAGACTCATCTACCTCGTCCTTGTCGGGGCGCTCAATGTCGGCAAGATGCAGGTCAGTTTCGAACCGCGCATCCAGACCAATGCGAACGCGCAGCAGCCGACGGCGTACAGCTTTGAGGATCTCTACCTGCAAAAGGGGGATGACTTCGGCTGCTTTGAGATGGGTTCAACCATCGTCATGATTACGGAAAAAGCGGGGGTGGAACTGGGTGTGGAAGCGGGGCAGAAGGTCCGCTTCGGCGATACGATCGCGAAACTTTCGTAA